The Lycium barbarum isolate Lr01 chromosome 9, ASM1917538v2, whole genome shotgun sequence genome has a segment encoding these proteins:
- the LOC132612068 gene encoding uncharacterized protein LOC132612068 yields the protein MTLLEQVMIVLVFPNKFLQWILACIKTVNYTVLTNGTPCEPFNVAKGLRQSDPISPFLFAISMEYLSRCLLELKHVKEFKFHPRCAKLNITRLSFSNDLLLFSRGDSTSIPALHKCFLTFTEASGLQPNLTKSSFYFGGVSQSHKDLILLQLGYGQGDLPFKYLGIPLSTKKLSIIQWQPLINKITNRIDSWTAKKLSYAGRIQLVQSVIFGIQAYWAQLFPIHVHVLKVIDAYYRSYIWFGTNTITKRALVAWDKCCLPKSMGGMNLINLQLWNRAVLAKTCRDLDHKQDKLWIKCIHAYYIKGGQIHDMVIHKQAS from the coding sequence ATGACCTTACTGGAACAAGTCATGATAGTACTAGTCTTTCCCAACAAATTTCTCCAATGGATTTTGGCTtgtatcaaaactgtcaactACACTGTTTTAACAAATGGGACACCCTGTGAACCCTTTAATGTTGCTAAAGGTCTTCGGCAAAGTGATCCCATTTCCCCTTTCCTATTTGCCATATCCATGGAATACCTTAGTAGATGTCTCCTTGAGCTAAAACATGTCAAAGAGTTTAAATTTCACCCTAGATGTGCAAAACTAAACATCACTCGCCTGAGCTTTTCAAATGATCTCCTTCTTTTCAGTAGAGGTGATTCTACTTCCATCCCTGCCcttcataaatgtttcctcaCTTTCACTGAAGCATCAGGTTTACAGCCAAATCTAACCAAAAGTTCTTTCTACTTTGGTGGAGTTTCTCAAAGTCATAAAGATCTTATTCTTCTCCAGCTTGGGTATGGGCAGGGAGATCTACCCTTCAAGTACTTAGGCATTCCCCTATCCACCAAGAAACTCTCTATTATACAGTGGCAACCTCTGATCAATAAAATCACCAATAGGATTGATTCTTGGACAGCCAAAAAATTGTCCTATGCTGGGAGAATTCAACTTGTTCAATCAGTGATCTTTGGGATACAAGCTTATTGGGCCCAACTTTTCCCCATCCATGTTCATGTACTTAAAGTTATAGATGCCTATTATAGAAGCTACATATGGTTTGGCACAAATACTATCACTAAAAGAGCTCTAGTTGCCTGGGACAAATGTTGCTTACCTAAATCAATGGGGGGCATGAATTTGATCAATCTTCAGCTATGGAATAGAGCTGTTTTAGCAAAGACATGCAGGGACTTGGATCACAAACAGGATAAACTTTGGATCAAGTGCATACATGCATACTACATCAAAGGGGGGCAGATTCATGACATGGTAATACATAAACAGGCTTCTTAG